Proteins from a single region of Crocosphaera sp. UHCC 0190:
- a CDS encoding SGNH/GDSL hydrolase family protein: MLKLPKKTRSYGSYYNSSYYNKGKNRPKISLLWLIISIPVLIILSELLAQAYLGITGTGNNINGKSPLVQAYKLKFLTATEKPIEGLIDQGKLVVKRSPTTGYELVSKQKSEFLKINEQGLRDNDPLPLAKPKNEIRIFVLGGSTAFGQLNPNNDATISHRLETRLKQRVSQQKSSPAKYRPDVFPFFVPTRQQLMKLPPKIREGNYRVINAAVPGYTSGNELAQLALKILPYQPDLIVVLDGYGDVMLSSNSPQTDIPHIDEFLADAKGHFQNSLNFSFDQWLQNTGLVKLINSWTGSAKTTLPVAQTSLVVNNDGKALKHFLPNNQEELKQRVERYRVNHQRLIQMSSRLGIPVVLAIQPEITGRPVEKLSADEKAIRDRIGNEYVEKFPKAYGEFVKTTQQLAKAYPKNVKVVNFYNGNSNFPTPMFADTVHLTDKANTRLAENLYHAITAWEKIQIIPQNYYLKNN, translated from the coding sequence ATGCTGAAATTACCCAAAAAAACCCGATCTTACGGCTCTTATTACAATAGCTCTTACTATAATAAAGGGAAAAATCGGCCTAAAATTTCCTTATTATGGCTAATTATCTCTATTCCGGTATTAATTATCCTATCAGAACTCTTAGCACAAGCTTATCTAGGGATTACGGGTACAGGCAACAATATTAATGGCAAATCGCCTTTAGTACAAGCCTATAAACTAAAATTTTTAACGGCAACGGAAAAACCCATCGAAGGTTTGATCGATCAAGGTAAATTAGTGGTCAAACGTAGCCCCACGACGGGTTATGAATTAGTCAGTAAACAAAAGAGTGAATTCTTGAAAATTAATGAGCAAGGGTTACGGGATAATGATCCTCTCCCTTTAGCTAAACCCAAGAATGAAATTCGTATTTTTGTCTTAGGGGGTTCCACTGCTTTTGGGCAATTAAACCCCAATAATGATGCTACCATTAGTCATCGATTAGAAACCCGTCTTAAACAGCGAGTAAGTCAACAAAAAAGTTCTCCGGCGAAATATCGTCCTGATGTTTTTCCCTTTTTTGTACCAACTAGACAACAATTAATGAAATTGCCCCCGAAAATTCGAGAAGGGAATTATCGGGTGATTAATGCGGCAGTTCCTGGTTATACTTCTGGCAATGAATTAGCACAATTAGCTCTAAAAATTCTACCTTATCAACCCGATTTAATTGTGGTTTTAGATGGTTATGGGGATGTAATGTTATCCAGTAATTCCCCTCAAACTGATATTCCCCATATTGATGAATTTTTAGCTGATGCTAAGGGACATTTTCAGAATTCTTTAAACTTTTCCTTTGATCAATGGTTACAAAATACTGGATTAGTTAAACTGATTAATTCCTGGACAGGTTCTGCTAAAACTACCTTACCTGTCGCCCAAACAAGTCTAGTGGTGAATAATGATGGCAAAGCTTTAAAACATTTTTTACCGAATAATCAAGAAGAATTAAAACAACGAGTCGAACGTTATCGAGTAAATCATCAACGATTAATTCAGATGTCTTCTCGCCTAGGTATTCCGGTGGTTCTGGCAATTCAACCTGAAATTACTGGCCGCCCTGTTGAGAAACTTTCTGCTGATGAAAAAGCTATCCGCGATCGCATTGGTAACGAATATGTTGAAAAATTCCCCAAAGCTTATGGAGAGTTTGTTAAGACAACACAACAGTTAGCGAAAGCTTATCCTAAAAATGTGAAAGTTGTGAATTTCTATAACGGTAATTCTAATTTTCCGACTCCGATGTTTGCTGATACAGTTCATCTTACAGATAAGGCCAATACTCGGTTAGCTGAAAACCTTTATCATGCCATTACTGCTTGGGAAAAAATTCAAATTATTCCCCAGAACTATTATCTCAAAAACAATTAA
- a CDS encoding low molecular weight protein-tyrosine-phosphatase has protein sequence MAYKLLFVCLGNICRSPSAENIMNYLLKQQGLEHLIVCDSAGTSSYHVGASPDRRMRATAARRGIELLGSARQFDVSDFEKFDLILAMDRQNYQDILTLDGQNCYRDKVRLMCDFATQSPEKEVPDPYYGGQEGFDRVIDLLLDACAGLLEEIRGREDVRG, from the coding sequence ATGGCTTATAAATTGTTGTTTGTCTGTCTCGGTAATATTTGTCGTTCTCCCTCAGCCGAGAATATTATGAACTATTTGCTCAAACAGCAAGGGTTAGAACATTTGATCGTTTGCGATTCGGCAGGGACATCAAGTTATCATGTTGGGGCTTCTCCTGATCGGCGAATGCGGGCAACAGCGGCCCGTCGAGGAATTGAACTTTTGGGCAGTGCCAGACAATTTGACGTATCTGACTTTGAAAAGTTTGACTTGATTTTAGCAATGGATCGACAAAATTATCAGGATATCTTAACCCTTGATGGACAAAATTGCTATCGGGACAAGGTGCGTTTGATGTGTGATTTTGCGACTCAATCTCCCGAAAAAGAAGTCCCTGATCCTTATTATGGAGGGCAAGAAGGGTTTGATCGGGTGATCGATTTATTGTTAGATGCTTGTGCCGGATTATTAGAGGAAATAAGGGGACGTGAGGATGTGAGGGGGTGA
- a CDS encoding cation:proton antiporter, translated as MFEPYTDWSIIAIFIFIYSLIAGLLGRTWVSDAIVFSFTGLLLGPFGLGILHFNVTSENLKTIVELTLALILFTDAANANLGVLKNSLRLPWRLLAIGLPLTILLGFGLSTLLFPEFSTVEAALLAVMLAPTDAALGKAVVTNPQVPDNIREDLNVESGLNDGICVPLLLALLAITTGNNSDNNTVNLLTTLFLEQIGIGVLVGASFSVIGTQLRQFCINQNWIAHDWQPVQAIALAVGCFATAQHLGGSGFISCFVGGLVFGGIVKRGKKELLIAAEATGDTLSLITWVAFGSSVVVLVFNHPSWQAFLYGVLSLTLIRMLPVFIALFGMKLDLWTKLFIGWFGPRGLASIVFAVIVLDEKLPHSQEIAIIVATTIILSILAHGLTANPLANRYGQWIAQQKVSH; from the coding sequence ATGTTTGAACCCTATACAGATTGGTCGATTATCGCAATTTTTATTTTTATTTACAGCCTAATTGCTGGACTTTTAGGACGTACCTGGGTTTCTGATGCTATCGTTTTTTCGTTTACTGGATTATTACTCGGCCCCTTTGGATTGGGAATTCTTCACTTCAATGTTACCTCTGAAAATCTTAAAACAATTGTTGAGTTAACCCTTGCCCTCATTCTTTTTACTGATGCTGCTAATGCCAATTTAGGGGTATTAAAAAATAGTTTGCGTTTGCCTTGGCGACTGTTGGCCATAGGACTACCACTGACGATTTTGCTAGGGTTTGGCTTGAGTACCCTTCTGTTTCCCGAATTTAGTACAGTAGAAGCGGCTTTATTAGCAGTTATGTTAGCCCCTACAGATGCGGCCTTAGGAAAGGCTGTGGTGACAAATCCCCAAGTTCCTGACAATATCAGAGAAGACCTCAATGTTGAGAGTGGCCTGAATGATGGGATTTGTGTCCCCCTTTTGTTGGCCTTACTTGCAATCACGACGGGAAATAATTCAGACAATAACACGGTTAATTTACTAACAACTTTATTTCTGGAACAAATTGGGATTGGAGTCTTAGTCGGGGCTAGTTTTTCCGTCATCGGTACCCAATTACGACAATTCTGTATTAACCAGAACTGGATTGCCCATGATTGGCAACCAGTGCAGGCGATCGCCTTAGCAGTTGGGTGTTTTGCCACTGCACAACACTTGGGAGGCAGTGGATTTATCTCTTGCTTTGTGGGGGGACTTGTTTTTGGGGGAATCGTCAAAAGAGGCAAGAAAGAACTGTTAATCGCCGCCGAAGCGACTGGCGATACCCTCTCTTTGATTACTTGGGTCGCCTTTGGGTCTTCCGTCGTTGTGTTAGTATTCAATCACCCTAGCTGGCAAGCCTTTCTCTATGGGGTTTTGAGTCTGACGCTGATTCGTATGCTTCCTGTATTTATTGCCCTATTCGGTATGAAATTAGACCTATGGACTAAACTCTTTATTGGGTGGTTTGGCCCTAGAGGTTTAGCGAGCATTGTTTTTGCGGTCATTGTCCTGGATGAAAAGTTACCCCACAGTCAAGAAATCGCCATAATCGTCGCTA
- a CDS encoding ROK family protein, with translation MKKKSSVIGLDLGGTAIKLGLFLEDGTCLNSLTVATPQPATPKAVLGAMITAIRELNHDQDCLALGVGTPGPADGTGRIAKVAINLSGWQDVPLADWLEEASGLPTTIANDANCAGLGEAWLGAGKSFKNLILLTLGTGVGGAIILNGHLFTGHLGAAGELGLITLNFDGPPCNSGNQGSLEQYASIQAIRRMTGKEPAELGQLAQKGNREALEFWQGYGRLLGAGLASLIYVLTPEAVIIGGGVSGSTPYFFPATLEEIERRVLLSSRQDLQLLTAKLGNQAGMIGAAKLAWELVVSQRLNL, from the coding sequence ATGAAAAAAAAATCATCCGTCATTGGTTTGGATCTCGGTGGAACTGCGATTAAATTAGGACTTTTTCTGGAAGATGGTACTTGTTTAAACTCCCTAACAGTTGCCACTCCTCAACCTGCCACCCCAAAAGCCGTTTTAGGGGCAATGATAACGGCAATTCGGGAACTTAATCACGATCAAGACTGTCTCGCCTTAGGAGTAGGAACCCCAGGGCCAGCCGATGGAACCGGAAGAATTGCGAAAGTAGCCATTAACCTCTCAGGATGGCAAGATGTCCCCCTTGCTGACTGGTTAGAAGAAGCAAGCGGACTGCCCACCACTATCGCTAATGATGCCAACTGTGCGGGGTTAGGAGAAGCTTGGTTAGGGGCGGGAAAATCCTTTAAAAACCTCATTTTATTAACTCTTGGTACGGGAGTCGGTGGGGCAATTATTCTCAATGGTCATTTGTTTACCGGACATTTGGGGGCAGCCGGGGAATTAGGGTTAATTACCTTAAATTTTGATGGCCCCCCCTGTAATAGTGGCAACCAAGGGTCATTAGAACAGTATGCCTCTATTCAAGCAATTCGTCGCATGACAGGCAAAGAACCAGCAGAATTAGGTCAATTAGCGCAAAAAGGCAACCGAGAAGCCTTAGAATTTTGGCAAGGGTATGGTCGCTTATTAGGGGCAGGTTTAGCGAGTTTAATCTATGTTTTAACCCCAGAAGCCGTTATTATTGGAGGTGGAGTCAGTGGCAGTACACCCTATTTTTTTCCTGCTACCCTAGAGGAAATAGAAAGAAGAGTTTTACTCAGTTCTCGACAAGATTTACAGTTATTGACGGCAAAATTAGGTAATCAAGCAGGGATGATTGGTGCAGCTAAATTAGCCTGGGAATTGGTAGTTAGTCAAAGGCTAAATTTGTAA